A genomic window from Nematostella vectensis chromosome 9, jaNemVect1.1, whole genome shotgun sequence includes:
- the LOC5510989 gene encoding upstream stimulatory factor 1 isoform X2, whose amino-acid sequence MTSLFDPMTTASHSNSPTLDMLDGALDPDKSSLHDQKSNEQVQVSPEPETVTVTISAAGEEHTIVGQQPTAAFAADPNTIQFQYRTDANGQVQGTGFDGGSQQIRVVHVQSADPNSERSETPTNFASQGSQVQTVIQSPFSNGSSPTHHGDSDSTDANRFTYFHSQSDGTAGASVVQAGHGDSLDSGNTYAVRVPVSLNAQPSSPSSHLPGTITMAAEAQTITTVGTATGGFYVMMSPQDVMQSGPGAQRSIAPRTHQLGSKLEGPRGARDEKRRATHNEVERRRRDKINGWITKLAKVVPDCSSDQTKTGQSKGGILAKTVDYITDLRAANARMAETIKDSEQLAIDNELLRQQNEEVRQENAMLRAQLQQHGIDLQAIMSVGSAVSQGS is encoded by the exons ATGACCAGCTTGTTTGACCCCATGACCACCGCTTCGCATTCGAATTCTCCCACTCTGGACATGCTCGATGGGGCCTTAGATCCAGACAAATCATCCCTTCACGACCAAAAATCAAACGAACAAGTTCAAGTTTCCCCAGAACCTGAAACTGTGACAGTAACTATATCCGCTGCTGGGGAAGAACACACCATCGTCGGACAACAACCAACTGCGGCCTTCGCGGCAGATCCAAACACAATCCAATTCCAGTACCGTACTGACGCAAATGGCCAAGTCCAAGGCACCGGATTCGATGGTGGAAGCCAACAGATCAGAGTTGTCCATGTTCAGAGCGCGGACCCTAACTCGGAGCGAAGCGAGACTCCGACGAATTTCGCTTCGCAAGGATCGCAGGTTCAAACCGTAATTCAGAGTCCTTTTAGCAATGGCTCCAGTCCCACACACCACGGCGACTCGGACTCTACCGATGCGAACCGTTTCACATATTTCCACTCGCAAAGCGATGGCACTGCTGGGGCTAGCGTTGTGCAAGCCGGGCACGGAGATTCCCTCGATTCCGGCAACACATATGCCGTTCGTGTCCCTGTCTCTTTGAACGCGCAGCCCTCATCGCCATCTTCTCATCTCCCAGGAACAATCACAATGGCCGCCGAGGCACAAACCATAACAACTGTTGGAACCGCAACAG GAGGATTTTACGTTATGATGTCTCCTCAAGATGTCATGCAAAGCGGACCCGGGGCTCAACGTAGTATCGCGCCAAGGACTCATCAACTCGGGAG CAAACTTGAGGGACCAAGAGGTGCAAGAGATGAGAAGCGTAGAGCAACACACAATGAAG TTGAAAGGCGGAGAAGAGATAAGATCAATGGCTGGATAACAAAGCTTGCTAAGGTGGTCCCAGACTGCTCTAGTGACCAAACAAAGACTGGACAG AGCAAAGGAGGCATTCTTGCCAAAACTGTTGACTACATCACAGATCTCCGAGCAGCAAATGCAAGAATGGCAGAGACCATCAAGGATAGTGAACAGCTGGCCATAGATAATGAGCTACTGAGGCAACAAAACGAAGAAGTGAGACAAGAAAACGCAATGCTTCGGGCTCAGTTACAACAACATGGTATTGACTTGCAGGCCATCATGTCCGTAGGCTCGGCAGTTAGTCAGGGATCATAG
- the LOC5510989 gene encoding upstream stimulatory factor 1 isoform X1, with protein MTSLFDPMTTASHSNSPTLDMLDGALDPDKSSLHDQKSNEQVQVSPEPETVTVTISAAGEEHTIVGQQPTAAFAADPNTIQFQYRTDANGQVQGTGFDGGSQQIRVVHVQSADPNSERSETPTNFASQGSQVQTVIQSPFSNGSSPTHHGDSDSTDANRFTYFHSQSDGTAGASVVQAGHGDSLDSGNTYAVRVPVSLNAQPSSPSSHLPGTITMAAEAQTITTVGTATGGFYVMMSPQDVMQSGPGAQRSIAPRTHQLGSKLEGPRGARDEKRRATHNEVERRRRDKINGWITKLAKVVPDCSSDQTKTGQVEMTSQSKGGILAKTVDYITDLRAANARMAETIKDSEQLAIDNELLRQQNEEVRQENAMLRAQLQQHGIDLQAIMSVGSAVSQGS; from the exons ATGACCAGCTTGTTTGACCCCATGACCACCGCTTCGCATTCGAATTCTCCCACTCTGGACATGCTCGATGGGGCCTTAGATCCAGACAAATCATCCCTTCACGACCAAAAATCAAACGAACAAGTTCAAGTTTCCCCAGAACCTGAAACTGTGACAGTAACTATATCCGCTGCTGGGGAAGAACACACCATCGTCGGACAACAACCAACTGCGGCCTTCGCGGCAGATCCAAACACAATCCAATTCCAGTACCGTACTGACGCAAATGGCCAAGTCCAAGGCACCGGATTCGATGGTGGAAGCCAACAGATCAGAGTTGTCCATGTTCAGAGCGCGGACCCTAACTCGGAGCGAAGCGAGACTCCGACGAATTTCGCTTCGCAAGGATCGCAGGTTCAAACCGTAATTCAGAGTCCTTTTAGCAATGGCTCCAGTCCCACACACCACGGCGACTCGGACTCTACCGATGCGAACCGTTTCACATATTTCCACTCGCAAAGCGATGGCACTGCTGGGGCTAGCGTTGTGCAAGCCGGGCACGGAGATTCCCTCGATTCCGGCAACACATATGCCGTTCGTGTCCCTGTCTCTTTGAACGCGCAGCCCTCATCGCCATCTTCTCATCTCCCAGGAACAATCACAATGGCCGCCGAGGCACAAACCATAACAACTGTTGGAACCGCAACAG GAGGATTTTACGTTATGATGTCTCCTCAAGATGTCATGCAAAGCGGACCCGGGGCTCAACGTAGTATCGCGCCAAGGACTCATCAACTCGGGAG CAAACTTGAGGGACCAAGAGGTGCAAGAGATGAGAAGCGTAGAGCAACACACAATGAAG TTGAAAGGCGGAGAAGAGATAAGATCAATGGCTGGATAACAAAGCTTGCTAAGGTGGTCCCAGACTGCTCTAGTGACCAAACAAAGACTGGACAGGTAGAGATGACATCTCAG AGCAAAGGAGGCATTCTTGCCAAAACTGTTGACTACATCACAGATCTCCGAGCAGCAAATGCAAGAATGGCAGAGACCATCAAGGATAGTGAACAGCTGGCCATAGATAATGAGCTACTGAGGCAACAAAACGAAGAAGTGAGACAAGAAAACGCAATGCTTCGGGCTCAGTTACAACAACATGGTATTGACTTGCAGGCCATCATGTCCGTAGGCTCGGCAGTTAGTCAGGGATCATAG
- the LOC5510989 gene encoding upstream stimulatory factor 1 isoform X3 encodes MTSLFDPMTTASHSNSPTLDMLDGALDPDKSSLHDQKSNEQVQVSPEPETVTVTISAAGEEHTIVGQQPTAAFAADPNTIQFQYRTDANGQVQGTGFDGGSQQIRVVHVQSADPNSERSETPTNFASQGSQVQTVIQSPFSNGSSPTHHGDSDSTDANRFTYFHSQSDGTAGASVVQAGHGDSLDSGNTYAVRVPVSLNAQPSSPSSHLPGTITMAAEAQTITTVGTATGGFYVMMSPQDVMQSGPGAQRSIAPRTHQLGSKLEGPRGARDEKRRATHNEVERRRRDKINGWITKLAKVVPDCSSDQTKTGQVEMTSQSKGGILAKTVDYITDLRAANARMAETIKDSEQLAIDNELLRQQNEEVRQENAMLRAQLQQHGVLG; translated from the exons ATGACCAGCTTGTTTGACCCCATGACCACCGCTTCGCATTCGAATTCTCCCACTCTGGACATGCTCGATGGGGCCTTAGATCCAGACAAATCATCCCTTCACGACCAAAAATCAAACGAACAAGTTCAAGTTTCCCCAGAACCTGAAACTGTGACAGTAACTATATCCGCTGCTGGGGAAGAACACACCATCGTCGGACAACAACCAACTGCGGCCTTCGCGGCAGATCCAAACACAATCCAATTCCAGTACCGTACTGACGCAAATGGCCAAGTCCAAGGCACCGGATTCGATGGTGGAAGCCAACAGATCAGAGTTGTCCATGTTCAGAGCGCGGACCCTAACTCGGAGCGAAGCGAGACTCCGACGAATTTCGCTTCGCAAGGATCGCAGGTTCAAACCGTAATTCAGAGTCCTTTTAGCAATGGCTCCAGTCCCACACACCACGGCGACTCGGACTCTACCGATGCGAACCGTTTCACATATTTCCACTCGCAAAGCGATGGCACTGCTGGGGCTAGCGTTGTGCAAGCCGGGCACGGAGATTCCCTCGATTCCGGCAACACATATGCCGTTCGTGTCCCTGTCTCTTTGAACGCGCAGCCCTCATCGCCATCTTCTCATCTCCCAGGAACAATCACAATGGCCGCCGAGGCACAAACCATAACAACTGTTGGAACCGCAACAG GAGGATTTTACGTTATGATGTCTCCTCAAGATGTCATGCAAAGCGGACCCGGGGCTCAACGTAGTATCGCGCCAAGGACTCATCAACTCGGGAG CAAACTTGAGGGACCAAGAGGTGCAAGAGATGAGAAGCGTAGAGCAACACACAATGAAG TTGAAAGGCGGAGAAGAGATAAGATCAATGGCTGGATAACAAAGCTTGCTAAGGTGGTCCCAGACTGCTCTAGTGACCAAACAAAGACTGGACAGGTAGAGATGACATCTCAG AGCAAAGGAGGCATTCTTGCCAAAACTGTTGACTACATCACAGATCTCCGAGCAGCAAATGCAAGAATGGCAGAGACCATCAAGGATAGTGAACAGCTGGCCATAGATAATGAGCTACTGAGGCAACAAAACGAAGAAGTGAGACAAGAAAACGCAATGCTTCGGGCTCAGTTACAACAACATG GAGTTCTTGGCTGA
- the LOC5510961 gene encoding peripheral plasma membrane protein CASK isoform X1, which translates to MENGFPLRFDLQEQIGKGTFSVIKKCTDKKTNRVCAVKIVDVSKMRASSGLTEEDLNREAYICQKLTHPHIVEMMGAYSMDGYIYMVFEYMDGADLCFEIVNRVNAGFVYSEAVASHYMRQVLEAVSFCHENGIIHRDLKPHNVLLANRENSAPIKVADFGVAVELPPEGCITSGRLGTPHFMSPEVVNRQPYGKPVDVWGCGIILFILLSGNYPFHGTGEKVYQSITKGQPVMRPRQWDQITDEAKDLCLNMLATDQDQRISAADALQHPWLKNREVPNRNHLQETVDELKKFNARRKLKGAVLAAVASRKFPVVNGIDVGTKNDDDVFECEDSDLSATGAIGQLLDSLEEIQLLTGARKAETDFLQTFFEDRHFQALLEVYDRSQEWTETHESCPPFTTSEAEQNAKDVVNLIEFRAEDDDDCYELQNILCDPHVMAMLQAHDGVLQEEKQDETSILPPDTTPNDTIDNSIPERPEKLTRVRLVQFHKNPNEPMGITLKLNDEGRCVVARIMYGGMIHRQGTLHPGDEIREINGSNVADKSIEALQSMLRDASGNVTFKIVPSSRGLGTNTDVFVRALFDYDPRSDDLIPCQRAGMAFHCSEILQVVNKADCYWWQAKKPDANEEFAGLIPSPELQEWRVACIAAEKSKKQNGASCIWFSRKKKTYRDRYVAKHNAVFDRLDLVTYEEVVKMEKFKRKTLVLLGAHGVGRRHIKNTLINKFADKFAYPIPHTTRDPRAGEEDGKHYYFVSAEVMMSDIESNRYLEYGTHEGAMYGTKLDTITDIIENHKVAILDVEPQALKILRTAKFTPYVVFISAPSIKGINDIRPPVANHEPAEDAGESLKRLAKESDQLRQTYGHLFDLTIVNNDIDETIAQLEEALERLGTTPQWVPISWIY; encoded by the exons ATGGAGAACGGATTCCCTCTTAGGTTCGATCTTCAGGAGCAGATCGGGAA GGGGACATTTAGCGTGATCAAGAAATGCACggacaagaaaacaaatcgaGTGTGTGCGGTTAAAATCGTGGATGTCTCAAAGATGAGGGCGTCAAGTGGTCTTACTGAAGAAG ATTTGAATCGCGAGGCCTACATTTGTCAAAAACTGACGCATCCACATATCG TTGAGATGATGGGAGCTTACTCAATGGATGGGTATATTTATATGGTATTTGAATA TATGGATGGTGCCGATCTATGTTTTGAGATTGTCAACAGAGTAAATGCGGGATTTGTTTATAGCGAGGCTGTTGCAAG TCATTATATGCGTCAAGTCTTGGAGGCTGTATCGTTTTGTCATGAAAATGGTATTATTCACAGAGACCTGAAG ccACACAACGTACTACTGGCAAATAGAGAGAATTCAGCACCCATAAAGGTGGCTGATTTTGGGGTAGCTGTGGAATTACCTCCAGAAGGGTGTATTACAAGTG GTCGCCTAGGCACACCACATTTCATGTCACCAGAAGTTGTAAATCGTCAACCATATGGAAAACCTGTTGATGTCTGGGGTTGTG gaatTATACTGTTCATTCTTTTGAGTGGGAATTATCCTTTCCATGGAACTGGAGAGAAAGTTTATCAATCAATCACAAAAGGGCAGCCTGTG atGAGGCCCCGCCAATGGGACCAGATTACAGACGAAGCGAAGGATTTGTGTTTAAACATGTTAGCGACTGACCAGGATCAACGAATCTCAGCAGCAGATGCCTTGCAACATCCTTGGCTTAAG AACAGGGAAGTGCCAAACCGTAACCACCTTCAAGAAACAGTCGACGAATTGAAGAAATTCAATGCAAGGCGAAAACTTAAG GGCGCTGTTTTAGCTGCAGTTGCGAGTAGAAAATTTCCAG TTGTAAATGGCATTGACGTCGGGACTAAG AATGACGACGATGTGTTTGAATGTGAAGATAGTGATCTCAGCGCGACGG GCGCAATTGGACAGCTATTAGATTCTCTGGAGGAAATACAGTTGCTTACTGGAGCGAGAAAAGCAGAGACGGACTTTCTACAGACGTTTTTTGAAGATCGTCACTTCCAAGCGCTACTAGAG GTATACGATCGTAGCCAGGAGTGGACGGAAACACACGAATCCTGTCCTCCGTTCACGACTTCGGAAGCCGAGCAAAACGCGAAAGAC GTTGTCAATTTAATCGAATTCCGAGCGGAAGACGACGACGACTGTTACGAACTACAAAACATCTTATGTGATCCTCATGTTATG GCGATGCTTCAAGCGCACGACGGGGTCCTACAGGAGGAAAAACAAGACGAGACTAGTATATTACCTCCCGACACCACCCCCAACGATACCATCGACAACAGCATCCCCGAGCGACCGGAGAAGCTAACGCGCGTGCGCCTGGTGCAGTTTCACAAGAACCCCAATGAGCCCATg GGTATCACACTCAAGTTGAATGACGAAGGACGTTGTGTTGTTGCGCGCATCATGTATGGTGGAATGATTCATAGACAAG gGACGTTACACCCCGGAGATGAAATTCGTGAGATCAATGGCTCAAACGTAGCTGACAAGTCAATAGAAGCCTTGCAGTCAATGCTG cgtGATGCGAGCGGTAACGTGACGTTCAAGATTGTCCCAAGCTCTAGAGGACTGGGTACTAACACTGAC gtattcgtgcgcgcgttgTTTGATTACGACCCGCGAAGTGATGACCTGATCCCGTGTCAACGCGCGGGAATGGCGTTCCACTGCTCTGAGATCCTTCAGGTGGTGAATAAGGCTGATTGTTATTGGTGGCAAGCCAAAAAACCAGACGCCAACGAGGAATTCGCCGGGCTCATACCTTCTCCTGAACTTCAAGAATG GAGAGTGGCCTGCATTGCAGCCGAGAAatcaaagaaacaaaatggtG CTTCATGTATCTGGTTCAGTCGGAAGAAGAAGACTTACAGGGATCGATACGTGGCTAAACATAATGCAG TTTTCGATCGTCTGGACCTGGTCACGTACGAGGAAGTCGTTAAGATGGAAaagtttaaaagaaaaacgcTAGTTCTTCTAG GAGCACACGGAGTTGGGAGAAGAcacatcaagaacaccctCATCAACAAATTCGCCGACAAATTCGCCTACCCAATACCAC ACACGACACGAGACCCGCGTGCGGGTGAGGAAGATGGCAAGCATTACTACTTTGTGTCAGCGGAAGTGATGATGAGCGACATCGAGTCTAATCGCTATCTTGAGTACGGGACACACGAGGGGGCCATGTATGGGACCAAGCTTGACACCATCACCGACATCATCGAGAACCACAAGGTTGCCATACTAGACGTGGAGCCTCAG GCGCTGAAGATTCTTCGCACAGCCAAGTTCACACCCTACGTAGTGTTTATTTCAGCACCATCCATCAAGGGAATCAACGACATTAGACCACCGGTTGCCAACCACGAGCCTGCTGAGGACGCG GGCGAGAGCTTGAAGAGACTAGCCAAGGAATCGGACCAGCTTCGCCAAACATACGGGCATCTGTTCGACTTGACCATCGTCAACAACGACATCGACGAGACTATAGCCCAGCTGGAGGAAGCCCTTGAGAGACTGGGCACCACACCCCAGTGGGTGCCAATCAGCTGGATATACTGA
- the LOC5510961 gene encoding peripheral plasma membrane protein CASK isoform X2, which translates to MENGFPLRFDLQEQIGKGTFSVIKKCTDKKTNRVCAVKIVDVSKMRASSGLTEEDLNREAYICQKLTHPHIVEMMGAYSMDGYIYMVFEYMDGADLCFEIVNRVNAGFVYSEAVASHYMRQVLEAVSFCHENGIIHRDLKPHNVLLANRENSAPIKVADFGVAVELPPEGCITSGRLGTPHFMSPEVVNRQPYGKPVDVWGCGIILFILLSGNYPFHGTGEKVYQSITKGQPVMRPRQWDQITDEAKDLCLNMLATDQDQRISAADALQHPWLKNREVPNRNHLQETVDELKKFNARRKLKGAVLAAVASRKFPVVNGIDVGTKNDDDVFECEDSDLSATGAIGQLLDSLEEIQLLTGARKAETDFLQTFFEDRHFQALLEVYDRSQEWTETHESCPPFTTSEAEQNAKDVVNLIEFRAEDDDDCYELQNILCDPHVMAMLQAHDGVLQEEKQDETSILPPDTTPNDTIDNSIPERPEKLTRVRLVQFHKNPNEPMGITLKLNDEGRCVVARIMYGGMIHRQGTLHPGDEIREINGSNVADKSIEALQSMLRDASGNVTFKIVPSSRGLGTNTDVFVRALFDYDPRSDDLIPCQRAGMAFHCSEILQVVNKADCYWWQAKKPDANEEFAGLIPSPELQEWRVACIAAEKSKKQNASCIWFSRKKKTYRDRYVAKHNAVFDRLDLVTYEEVVKMEKFKRKTLVLLGAHGVGRRHIKNTLINKFADKFAYPIPHTTRDPRAGEEDGKHYYFVSAEVMMSDIESNRYLEYGTHEGAMYGTKLDTITDIIENHKVAILDVEPQALKILRTAKFTPYVVFISAPSIKGINDIRPPVANHEPAEDAGESLKRLAKESDQLRQTYGHLFDLTIVNNDIDETIAQLEEALERLGTTPQWVPISWIY; encoded by the exons ATGGAGAACGGATTCCCTCTTAGGTTCGATCTTCAGGAGCAGATCGGGAA GGGGACATTTAGCGTGATCAAGAAATGCACggacaagaaaacaaatcgaGTGTGTGCGGTTAAAATCGTGGATGTCTCAAAGATGAGGGCGTCAAGTGGTCTTACTGAAGAAG ATTTGAATCGCGAGGCCTACATTTGTCAAAAACTGACGCATCCACATATCG TTGAGATGATGGGAGCTTACTCAATGGATGGGTATATTTATATGGTATTTGAATA TATGGATGGTGCCGATCTATGTTTTGAGATTGTCAACAGAGTAAATGCGGGATTTGTTTATAGCGAGGCTGTTGCAAG TCATTATATGCGTCAAGTCTTGGAGGCTGTATCGTTTTGTCATGAAAATGGTATTATTCACAGAGACCTGAAG ccACACAACGTACTACTGGCAAATAGAGAGAATTCAGCACCCATAAAGGTGGCTGATTTTGGGGTAGCTGTGGAATTACCTCCAGAAGGGTGTATTACAAGTG GTCGCCTAGGCACACCACATTTCATGTCACCAGAAGTTGTAAATCGTCAACCATATGGAAAACCTGTTGATGTCTGGGGTTGTG gaatTATACTGTTCATTCTTTTGAGTGGGAATTATCCTTTCCATGGAACTGGAGAGAAAGTTTATCAATCAATCACAAAAGGGCAGCCTGTG atGAGGCCCCGCCAATGGGACCAGATTACAGACGAAGCGAAGGATTTGTGTTTAAACATGTTAGCGACTGACCAGGATCAACGAATCTCAGCAGCAGATGCCTTGCAACATCCTTGGCTTAAG AACAGGGAAGTGCCAAACCGTAACCACCTTCAAGAAACAGTCGACGAATTGAAGAAATTCAATGCAAGGCGAAAACTTAAG GGCGCTGTTTTAGCTGCAGTTGCGAGTAGAAAATTTCCAG TTGTAAATGGCATTGACGTCGGGACTAAG AATGACGACGATGTGTTTGAATGTGAAGATAGTGATCTCAGCGCGACGG GCGCAATTGGACAGCTATTAGATTCTCTGGAGGAAATACAGTTGCTTACTGGAGCGAGAAAAGCAGAGACGGACTTTCTACAGACGTTTTTTGAAGATCGTCACTTCCAAGCGCTACTAGAG GTATACGATCGTAGCCAGGAGTGGACGGAAACACACGAATCCTGTCCTCCGTTCACGACTTCGGAAGCCGAGCAAAACGCGAAAGAC GTTGTCAATTTAATCGAATTCCGAGCGGAAGACGACGACGACTGTTACGAACTACAAAACATCTTATGTGATCCTCATGTTATG GCGATGCTTCAAGCGCACGACGGGGTCCTACAGGAGGAAAAACAAGACGAGACTAGTATATTACCTCCCGACACCACCCCCAACGATACCATCGACAACAGCATCCCCGAGCGACCGGAGAAGCTAACGCGCGTGCGCCTGGTGCAGTTTCACAAGAACCCCAATGAGCCCATg GGTATCACACTCAAGTTGAATGACGAAGGACGTTGTGTTGTTGCGCGCATCATGTATGGTGGAATGATTCATAGACAAG gGACGTTACACCCCGGAGATGAAATTCGTGAGATCAATGGCTCAAACGTAGCTGACAAGTCAATAGAAGCCTTGCAGTCAATGCTG cgtGATGCGAGCGGTAACGTGACGTTCAAGATTGTCCCAAGCTCTAGAGGACTGGGTACTAACACTGAC gtattcgtgcgcgcgttgTTTGATTACGACCCGCGAAGTGATGACCTGATCCCGTGTCAACGCGCGGGAATGGCGTTCCACTGCTCTGAGATCCTTCAGGTGGTGAATAAGGCTGATTGTTATTGGTGGCAAGCCAAAAAACCAGACGCCAACGAGGAATTCGCCGGGCTCATACCTTCTCCTGAACTTCAAGAATG GAGAGTGGCCTGCATTGCAGCCGAGAAatcaaagaaacaaaatg CTTCATGTATCTGGTTCAGTCGGAAGAAGAAGACTTACAGGGATCGATACGTGGCTAAACATAATGCAG TTTTCGATCGTCTGGACCTGGTCACGTACGAGGAAGTCGTTAAGATGGAAaagtttaaaagaaaaacgcTAGTTCTTCTAG GAGCACACGGAGTTGGGAGAAGAcacatcaagaacaccctCATCAACAAATTCGCCGACAAATTCGCCTACCCAATACCAC ACACGACACGAGACCCGCGTGCGGGTGAGGAAGATGGCAAGCATTACTACTTTGTGTCAGCGGAAGTGATGATGAGCGACATCGAGTCTAATCGCTATCTTGAGTACGGGACACACGAGGGGGCCATGTATGGGACCAAGCTTGACACCATCACCGACATCATCGAGAACCACAAGGTTGCCATACTAGACGTGGAGCCTCAG GCGCTGAAGATTCTTCGCACAGCCAAGTTCACACCCTACGTAGTGTTTATTTCAGCACCATCCATCAAGGGAATCAACGACATTAGACCACCGGTTGCCAACCACGAGCCTGCTGAGGACGCG GGCGAGAGCTTGAAGAGACTAGCCAAGGAATCGGACCAGCTTCGCCAAACATACGGGCATCTGTTCGACTTGACCATCGTCAACAACGACATCGACGAGACTATAGCCCAGCTGGAGGAAGCCCTTGAGAGACTGGGCACCACACCCCAGTGGGTGCCAATCAGCTGGATATACTGA